From the genome of Cytobacillus firmus, one region includes:
- a CDS encoding helix-turn-helix transcriptional regulator: MIKEKGGEVMHIGENSTRDMILRLIKTAGKRSILEMAQKLGISEMAVRKHIQVLEKDGFITSSIQRQTKGRPSKLYQLTAKGEDLFPKKYKQLSVELLTELKSMGQSHLITELFSRRKSRLIQQYEFQTAGKSFSEKLHILEELLLLEGFMPEVRIEEGQVHLKEFNCPYIETAEEFKQICRSEKEFIKDFLSADKVDIKSCMAAGDGCCHYIIEQD, encoded by the coding sequence TTGATTAAAGAGAAGGGCGGTGAAGTTATGCATATTGGAGAAAACTCCACAAGAGATATGATTCTGAGGTTAATCAAAACAGCGGGAAAACGATCCATACTGGAAATGGCCCAGAAGTTAGGAATATCCGAAATGGCCGTCAGAAAGCATATTCAGGTTCTTGAAAAGGATGGATTTATTACATCTTCAATCCAGAGGCAAACAAAAGGGCGCCCTTCAAAGCTTTATCAGCTAACAGCAAAAGGAGAAGATCTGTTTCCGAAAAAATACAAGCAGCTAAGTGTTGAATTATTAACCGAATTAAAAAGCATGGGGCAGAGCCATTTAATTACTGAGTTGTTTTCCAGGAGAAAAAGCCGCCTCATACAGCAGTATGAGTTTCAGACAGCGGGGAAATCATTCTCCGAAAAGCTTCATATTCTGGAGGAACTCCTTCTGCTTGAAGGCTTTATGCCGGAAGTTCGGATAGAGGAAGGTCAGGTCCATCTCAAAGAATTCAATTGCCCATATATCGAAACAGCAGAAGAATTTAAACAAATCTGCAGATCTGAAAAGGAATTTATCAAAGATTTTCTTTCTGCTGATAAAGTTGATATCAAGTCCTGCATGGCTGCGGGTGATGGATGCTGTCATTATATAATAGAGCAAGATTAA
- a CDS encoding homoserine dehydrogenase — translation MESISIGLLGLGTVGSGVVQIIEKHQDKLMHQVGCPVIVKKVLVKDVNKDRAVKVDRNLLTLNPEDILNDADIDVVIEVMGGIEETRNHLKKALDNGKHVVTANKDLMAVYGPELLAASAQNGCDLFYEASVAGGIPILRGLVDGLASDRITKMMGIVNGTTNFILTKMSKNGSAYEDVLKEAQELGYAESDPTADVEGLDAARKMAILSTLGFSMNIDLDDVKVKGITDITEEDLQYGKQLGYIMKLIGIAHREGEKVEVSVQPTLLSESHPLASVQDEYNAVYVYGEAVGETMFYGPGAGSLPTATAVVSDLVGVMKNMRLGVNGKSAAVPQYDKKLKDADEIYSKYFLRMHVKDEVGTFANITSIFSEHHVSFEKILQLPLKEKGLAEIVLVTHQASLQDYEDILVSLRDLPAVQSIKSSYRVEGSARV, via the coding sequence GTGGAATCAATCTCAATCGGTTTATTAGGGTTAGGAACAGTTGGATCGGGTGTCGTGCAAATCATTGAGAAACATCAGGATAAGCTTATGCACCAGGTCGGCTGTCCGGTTATTGTAAAAAAAGTTCTTGTTAAAGATGTAAATAAAGACAGAGCCGTTAAAGTGGACAGGAATTTGCTGACGCTTAATCCTGAAGACATTTTAAATGATGCTGATATAGATGTAGTGATTGAAGTAATGGGCGGCATAGAAGAAACCAGAAACCATTTAAAGAAAGCTTTGGATAATGGCAAGCATGTGGTGACGGCAAATAAGGATTTAATGGCTGTTTATGGACCTGAATTGCTGGCTGCTTCTGCTCAAAACGGGTGCGATCTCTTTTATGAGGCAAGTGTTGCCGGCGGCATTCCCATCTTAAGAGGGCTGGTAGATGGTTTGGCTTCTGATAGAATTACAAAAATGATGGGAATTGTGAATGGGACAACGAACTTTATTTTGACTAAAATGAGCAAGAATGGGAGCGCTTATGAGGACGTCCTGAAAGAAGCTCAGGAGCTGGGATATGCGGAAAGCGACCCGACTGCAGATGTGGAGGGCCTTGATGCAGCAAGGAAAATGGCGATCCTGTCTACACTGGGTTTTTCCATGAATATTGACCTTGATGATGTAAAGGTTAAAGGCATTACGGATATTACGGAAGAAGACCTGCAGTACGGCAAGCAGCTTGGGTACATCATGAAGCTGATCGGGATTGCCCATCGGGAGGGGGAGAAGGTGGAAGTAAGTGTCCAGCCGACATTGCTTTCCGAGTCTCATCCTCTTGCATCGGTTCAGGATGAATATAATGCAGTATATGTTTACGGTGAAGCGGTAGGGGAAACGATGTTCTACGGGCCTGGGGCAGGGAGTCTGCCTACAGCTACAGCTGTGGTATCGGATCTTGTTGGGGTCATGAAAAATATGCGTCTTGGCGTCAACGGAAAAAGCGCGGCAGTTCCTCAATATGATAAAAAATTAAAAGATGCAGATGAAATTTATTCGAAGTATTTCTTAAGAATGCATGTAAAAGATGAAGTAGGGACATTTGCCAACATCACATCCATTTTTTCAGAGCATCATGTCAGCTTCGAGAAAATCCTGCAGCTTCCTTTAAAAGAAAAAGGGCTTGCTGAGATTGTGCTGGTTACCCACCAGGCATCCCTTCAGGATTATGAGGATATTTTAGTAAGTTTAAGAGATTTGCCGGCAGTTCAATCAATCAAAAGTTCGTATCGTGTGGAAGGGAGCGCCAGAGTATGA
- a CDS encoding M23 family metallopeptidase yields the protein MRIIFTAAAALSFFLISLCTVSAQENAADIYKQRMALYKRVEAVTNIPWYYLAGIDQYERNVRQSRRDIPKAEGITGIYFKPEEWAGILNPDPADENPASIQFFNGIGFDGDGDGKASLKSDEDVLHSFANFLLSYGTDHDNLKIGLWNYYKRDKAVGIVIGKAQIYKQFGRLDLDDHAFPVPLRSNYSYRNTWGDARGWGGRRIHEGTDIFADYGVPVRATSYGIVEMKGWNKYGGWRIGIRDINNNYHYFAHLSGFAKELRVGQIVEPGMMIGGVGSSGYGPPGTSGKFPPHLHYGIYKDNGYTEWSYDPYPHLRLWERQERIKARRK from the coding sequence GTGCGTATTATATTTACCGCTGCTGCGGCCTTATCGTTTTTTCTGATTTCCTTATGCACCGTCAGTGCGCAAGAAAATGCAGCTGATATATATAAACAAAGAATGGCCTTATATAAAAGAGTAGAAGCTGTTACGAACATTCCCTGGTATTACCTTGCGGGGATTGACCAATATGAAAGGAATGTCCGGCAGTCAAGAAGAGACATTCCCAAGGCTGAAGGCATAACAGGAATCTATTTTAAACCTGAAGAATGGGCGGGAATTCTGAATCCGGATCCAGCTGATGAAAACCCTGCATCCATTCAATTTTTCAATGGAATAGGATTTGACGGGGACGGGGACGGTAAAGCCAGCTTGAAAAGTGATGAAGATGTTCTTCATTCCTTTGCAAATTTCCTTCTCTCCTATGGTACAGACCATGATAATTTAAAAATTGGATTGTGGAATTATTATAAGCGGGATAAAGCTGTTGGCATTGTCATCGGCAAAGCCCAAATTTATAAACAATTCGGCCGCCTTGATCTCGATGATCATGCCTTCCCCGTCCCCTTGAGGAGCAATTACAGCTACAGAAATACCTGGGGTGACGCAAGGGGCTGGGGCGGCAGACGGATTCATGAGGGAACCGATATTTTTGCTGATTACGGGGTACCCGTCCGGGCTACCTCCTATGGAATAGTGGAAATGAAGGGCTGGAACAAATATGGAGGATGGAGAATTGGCATCCGTGACATTAATAACAATTACCATTATTTTGCCCACTTAAGCGGGTTTGCCAAGGAGCTCAGAGTCGGCCAAATCGTCGAACCCGGCATGATGATAGGCGGAGTAGGAAGCTCCGGATATGGGCCTCCGGGTACATCAGGCAAATTCCCGCCACATCTTCATTATGGCATCTACAAAGACAACGGCTATACTGAATGGTCCTACGATCCATATCCACACTTAAGATTATGGGAAAGACAGGAACGGATTAAAGCCAGAAGAAAATAA
- a CDS encoding TIGR01457 family HAD-type hydrolase: protein MKKYKGYLIDLDGTMYRGTELISEAADFVKKLQELGLPYLFVTNNSSRTPGQVADKLVKFGIPAEERQVFTTSMATASYIYEQQKDASVYVIGEEGIREALSEKGLSFAEEHADFVVVGIDRSINYEKLSIACLAVRNGATFISTNGDIAIPTERGLLPGNGSLTTVITVSTQTQPVFIGKPESIIMEQALKVLGTAKEETLMVGDNYDTDILAGMNAGMDTLLVHTGVTTKELLKGYERQPDFVLDSLADWDFK from the coding sequence TTGAAAAAATATAAAGGATACTTAATCGATTTAGATGGCACTATGTATCGCGGGACAGAACTGATTAGTGAGGCGGCCGACTTTGTCAAAAAGCTTCAGGAACTGGGTCTGCCTTATTTGTTTGTGACGAATAATTCGTCAAGAACACCAGGCCAGGTGGCGGATAAGCTTGTGAAGTTTGGCATTCCTGCTGAAGAGAGACAGGTATTTACAACGAGCATGGCCACTGCCAGCTACATATATGAACAGCAAAAAGATGCTTCTGTATATGTAATCGGAGAAGAAGGAATAAGGGAAGCGCTGTCTGAAAAAGGGCTAAGCTTTGCAGAGGAGCATGCAGACTTCGTTGTGGTAGGGATTGACCGCTCCATTAACTATGAAAAGCTGTCCATTGCCTGTCTTGCTGTCCGGAATGGGGCAACCTTCATTTCTACAAACGGAGACATTGCCATTCCGACAGAAAGAGGCCTTCTGCCGGGCAATGGCTCACTAACCACTGTCATCACTGTATCGACACAAACTCAGCCTGTTTTTATTGGCAAGCCGGAATCGATTATCATGGAGCAGGCTTTGAAGGTGCTGGGAACTGCCAAGGAAGAAACGCTGATGGTTGGAGATAACTATGATACAGATATCTTAGCAGGAATGAATGCCGGTATGGATACTCTGCTTGTCCATACGGGGGTAACAACGAAAGAATTATTGAAGGGCTATGAGAGGCAGCCGGACTTTGTACTCGATTCATTAGCGGATTGGGACTTCAAATAG
- a CDS encoding 2-hydroxyacid dehydrogenase gives MKPYVFISRKLPEDVIAILKEKYIVEMWDREDMPVPYDVFLQEAEKADALLTMLSEQVNEEVLKAGEKLKVVANMAVGYDNVDVETAKRLGITVTNTPEVLNDSTADLTFALVLAAARRMVEAAEFVKKGDWKSWSPLLLAGQDVHHKTIGIVGMGNIGKTVAKRAAGFDMEILYHNRSRKLDAEQELGAQYVSFDELLERSDFVVCLTPLTEETRNLFNRNAFRKMKNHAVFVNASRGPVVNEHDLYEALKAGEIAAAGLDVFAEEPIGAGHPLLELKNVVAMPHIGSASIETRYRMMQLCVENIDLVLSEKKPKTPVQ, from the coding sequence ATGAAACCATATGTATTTATCAGCAGGAAGCTTCCTGAGGATGTTATCGCCATATTAAAAGAAAAATACATTGTTGAAATGTGGGATCGGGAAGATATGCCGGTTCCTTACGATGTATTTCTGCAAGAAGCCGAAAAGGCGGATGCCCTTCTAACCATGCTGTCAGAGCAGGTAAATGAGGAAGTTCTGAAAGCGGGAGAGAAGCTGAAGGTTGTTGCCAATATGGCTGTCGGCTATGATAATGTGGACGTTGAAACAGCAAAGAGGCTGGGAATTACAGTGACCAACACTCCAGAGGTATTAAATGATTCAACCGCCGACCTGACATTTGCACTTGTGCTTGCTGCTGCCCGAAGAATGGTGGAGGCTGCGGAGTTTGTAAAGAAAGGCGATTGGAAGAGCTGGAGCCCGCTCCTTTTGGCAGGCCAGGATGTGCATCATAAAACAATCGGGATTGTGGGAATGGGGAATATCGGTAAAACAGTGGCAAAGCGTGCCGCAGGATTTGATATGGAAATCCTGTATCACAATCGCTCGAGGAAGCTGGATGCAGAACAGGAACTGGGAGCTCAGTACGTTAGCTTTGATGAGCTGCTCGAACGGTCAGATTTTGTTGTCTGTCTGACACCATTGACAGAAGAAACAAGAAATCTATTTAACCGAAATGCCTTCCGGAAGATGAAAAACCATGCTGTTTTTGTGAATGCCTCCAGAGGACCGGTAGTAAATGAACATGATTTATATGAAGCACTGAAGGCAGGTGAAATTGCGGCTGCAGGATTGGATGTTTTTGCGGAAGAGCCAATCGGCGCCGGACATCCGCTGTTAGAGCTGAAAAATGTGGTGGCCATGCCCCATATCGGAAGTGCAAGCATAGAAACGCGCTATAGGATGATGCAGCTGTGTGTGGAAAATATTGATCTTGTTCTTTCGGAAAAAAAACCGAAAACACCGGTGCAATAG
- the yutH gene encoding spore coat putative kinase YutH: MFRMLLKEQFGIEAEDTLRIGKYDACRKQGHLYLLVPAGHTDEEELDELDRMAEHLSNSGDRNISTFLKTKEGKQSIDWNDSRFCILVNRHTMSRKQNQFGRKLAKFHHRGRSISFPVKKTSRIGQWKQLWEQRLDQMEKVWNEMLFQKPENDFERMFLESFPYYMGLAENSIQYLVDTELDDEPGMADSGTVCHIRLTSSTWGDNYYMKNPFDWVFDHSSRDLAEWTREKYFRNIKTYQPELRQFLSEYQSVGGLSSFSWRLYYARLLFPLHYFETVENYYGADSEQQKLVLQERLQKYLWQSDDHERFLGGFFEFAEVPIKKLRIPLVNWIKS; this comes from the coding sequence ATGTTTAGAATGCTTTTGAAAGAACAATTTGGCATAGAAGCAGAAGATACACTCAGAATCGGAAAATATGATGCATGCCGTAAGCAGGGGCATCTTTATTTGCTTGTGCCTGCTGGGCATACAGATGAAGAAGAGCTTGATGAACTGGACCGAATGGCAGAACACCTGTCCAATAGCGGAGATAGAAATATAAGCACTTTTTTGAAAACGAAGGAAGGCAAGCAGTCCATTGACTGGAATGATAGCCGTTTTTGCATTTTAGTTAATCGGCATACCATGAGCAGGAAGCAGAATCAGTTTGGCAGAAAGCTGGCAAAGTTCCATCATAGAGGCAGGAGCATTTCTTTTCCTGTGAAAAAAACGAGCAGAATCGGGCAATGGAAACAGCTTTGGGAACAGCGGCTTGACCAAATGGAAAAGGTATGGAATGAGATGCTATTCCAAAAACCCGAAAATGACTTTGAGAGAATGTTTTTAGAGTCATTTCCATACTATATGGGGCTGGCTGAAAATTCAATACAGTATCTTGTGGATACAGAGCTTGACGATGAACCCGGTATGGCAGACAGCGGAACCGTTTGTCATATTAGATTGACTTCTTCCACCTGGGGAGACAATTATTATATGAAAAATCCATTTGACTGGGTATTTGATCACTCGTCGAGAGATTTGGCGGAATGGACAAGGGAAAAATACTTCCGTAATATCAAAACGTATCAGCCGGAACTCCGCCAATTTTTATCGGAATATCAAAGTGTTGGAGGATTATCCTCTTTTTCATGGCGGTTATACTACGCCCGTCTATTGTTTCCCCTCCATTATTTTGAAACAGTAGAAAATTATTATGGCGCCGATTCTGAACAGCAGAAGCTGGTGCTTCAGGAGCGCCTGCAGAAATATCTCTGGCAGTCTGACGACCATGAGCGCTTTCTGGGAGGGTTTTTCGAATTTGCGGAAGTTCCGATCAAAAAACTAAGGATTCCTCTGGTGAATTGGATTAAGAGCTGA
- a CDS encoding YutD family protein, with protein sequence MVSINNISYELIQEERDGFNEEAFRARYSEILSRYDYIVGDWGYGQLRLRGFFDDQSQKASFDTKISTLTEYLYEFCNFGCAYFVVKKVKS encoded by the coding sequence TTGGTTAGCATTAACAATATCAGTTATGAATTGATCCAGGAAGAACGGGATGGTTTCAACGAGGAGGCATTCCGGGCCAGATATAGCGAAATTTTATCCAGATATGACTATATTGTCGGGGACTGGGGATATGGACAGCTTCGTCTCCGCGGTTTTTTCGATGATCAGAGCCAGAAGGCTTCATTTGATACAAAAATCAGCACACTTACAGAATACCTTTACGAGTTCTGTAATTTCGGCTGTGCCTATTTTGTTGTGAAAAAAGTTAAAAGCTAA
- a CDS encoding methionine/alanine import family NSS transporter small subunit: protein MSISAITMMVVGMLIIWGGLAASIMNAVSKAKKAK from the coding sequence ATGTCTATAAGTGCAATTACAATGATGGTGGTTGGGATGCTCATTATCTGGGGCGGCCTTGCAGCAAGTATCATGAATGCTGTGTCCAAAGCAAAAAAAGCTAAATAA
- a CDS encoding YhcN/YlaJ family sporulation lipoprotein produces the protein MKKSLIILGISGMAALTACQNNAAKEDIYEETGHTVNVNDQRADLYNRDMGNGQNGRNNMGEDFGYVRHQKSPIMGDNVSADHYAAIDREQVADIIGKYCTEVPNVDDISTLVTDEEVLIVYNTDTKNRNQTADQVKKMAMSVVPRWYHVYVSDDTSLRKNVENYATVDSDGRNAENGINQLIKQMLKSPQGERMSESENENGEMQGERNDDMDKDDLGETVKKAGNR, from the coding sequence GTGAAGAAATCACTAATCATTCTTGGCATTAGCGGCATGGCTGCACTGACTGCCTGCCAAAATAATGCCGCAAAAGAAGATATCTATGAAGAAACCGGTCATACCGTAAATGTAAATGACCAGCGTGCTGATTTATACAATAGGGATATGGGCAACGGCCAAAACGGCCGAAACAATATGGGTGAAGACTTTGGCTATGTACGCCATCAAAAAAGCCCAATTATGGGAGACAACGTTTCAGCAGACCACTATGCTGCCATTGACCGTGAACAGGTTGCAGATATTATCGGGAAATATTGCACAGAAGTTCCGAATGTGGACGATATTTCAACTCTTGTTACAGATGAAGAAGTCCTGATTGTATATAATACTGACACAAAAAACCGAAATCAGACAGCTGATCAGGTCAAGAAGATGGCTATGTCTGTTGTCCCAAGATGGTATCATGTCTATGTAAGTGATGATACCTCTTTAAGGAAAAATGTTGAGAACTATGCAACAGTGGACTCTGATGGACGTAATGCTGAAAATGGCATTAACCAGTTAATCAAACAAATGCTTAAATCTCCTCAAGGAGAAAGAATGAGTGAAAGTGAAAATGAAAACGGTGAAATGCAAGGCGAAAGAAACGATGATATGGATAAAGATGATCTTGGAGAAACCGTCAAAAAAGCAGGAAACCGGTAA
- a CDS encoding phosphatidylglycerophosphatase A family protein yields MNEEKKAVNLTEQTARKWLHERGVEIQDIADLVFFLQEKYHPDLQMKDCIHNVERVLSKREVQNAILTGIQLDMLAEEKKLLEPLQSIIATDEGLYGADEVLALSIVNVYGSIGFTNFGYIDKLKPGILKDLNDKSSGRCHTFLDDIVGAIAAAASSRLAHSAENAE; encoded by the coding sequence ATGAATGAAGAAAAAAAAGCAGTTAATCTTACAGAACAGACAGCACGTAAATGGCTACATGAAAGAGGGGTCGAAATACAGGATATAGCTGATTTGGTGTTCTTCCTCCAGGAGAAATATCACCCCGATTTGCAGATGAAGGACTGCATTCACAATGTAGAGCGTGTTTTATCAAAAAGAGAAGTGCAAAACGCCATTTTGACAGGAATTCAGCTGGATATGCTGGCCGAGGAAAAGAAACTCCTGGAACCGCTGCAATCGATTATCGCTACAGATGAAGGATTATATGGTGCAGATGAAGTACTGGCCTTATCCATAGTAAACGTATATGGTTCCATCGGATTTACCAATTTCGGGTATATCGATAAATTGAAGCCGGGCATTTTGAAGGATCTGAACGATAAGAGTTCAGGCAGATGCCACACCTTCCTTGATGATATTGTAGGGGCTATCGCTGCAGCCGCTTCGAGCAGACTTGCACATAGTGCTGAAAATGCGGAATAA
- a CDS encoding DUF3055 domain-containing protein: protein MAERFFLYDDLEDTKTRFVSFMGENQRFDLAIVRSDRYYGKQLVLDIQGSRFAIIGEDDLKEEGYLEHVFQLSEEDAEDLKSFLMEIV from the coding sequence TTGGCAGAACGCTTTTTCTTATATGATGATCTTGAAGATACAAAAACCAGATTTGTCAGCTTTATGGGGGAAAACCAGCGATTCGATTTAGCTATCGTTCGTTCGGATCGCTATTACGGCAAACAATTGGTCCTTGATATTCAGGGAAGCCGCTTTGCCATCATAGGAGAAGATGACTTAAAGGAAGAAGGCTATCTTGAGCATGTATTTCAGCTTTCTGAGGAAGATGCAGAGGACCTTAAATCATTTCTGATGGAAATCGTTTAA
- the lipA gene encoding lipoyl synthase produces the protein MSKKEEYLRKPEWLKIKLNTNENYTGLKKMMREKNLHTVCEEAKCPNIHECWAVRRTATFMILGDVCTRACRFCAVKTGLPTELDLQEPERVADSVALMNLKHAVVTAVARDDLKDGGAAVFAETVRAIRRKSPFTTIEVLPSDMGGVYENLKTLMDARPDILNHNIETVERLTPRVRARAKYKRSLEFLKRAKEMQPDIPTKSSLMIGLGETKEEIIAVMDDLRAHDVDIMTIGQYLQPSKKHIKVLKYYSPEEFQELKDIAMSKGFSHCEAGPLVRSSYHADEQVNAAAKQKQIMGEKEIQQA, from the coding sequence ATGAGCAAGAAAGAAGAGTATTTGCGCAAGCCGGAATGGCTGAAAATAAAGTTGAACACAAATGAAAATTATACTGGCCTAAAAAAAATGATGAGGGAAAAGAATCTGCACACTGTATGTGAAGAAGCTAAATGCCCCAATATTCATGAATGCTGGGCAGTAAGAAGAACGGCTACGTTTATGATTCTTGGCGATGTTTGTACACGTGCCTGCCGTTTCTGTGCTGTCAAAACGGGCCTGCCTACTGAACTGGATCTTCAGGAGCCGGAACGCGTTGCTGATTCCGTGGCTCTTATGAACTTAAAGCATGCTGTTGTAACAGCTGTAGCAAGAGATGATCTAAAGGACGGAGGTGCAGCTGTTTTCGCAGAAACAGTTCGTGCCATCAGAAGAAAAAGTCCGTTTACTACCATTGAAGTATTGCCTTCCGACATGGGCGGTGTTTATGAAAACCTGAAAACACTTATGGATGCCCGTCCCGATATCCTTAATCACAATATCGAAACTGTTGAGCGCCTGACTCCAAGAGTAAGAGCACGTGCGAAATATAAGCGCTCTCTTGAATTTTTAAAGCGTGCAAAAGAAATGCAGCCGGATATCCCTACAAAATCCAGCCTGATGATCGGGCTTGGTGAAACGAAAGAGGAAATCATTGCAGTAATGGATGATTTGCGTGCTCATGATGTTGACATTATGACAATAGGGCAGTACCTGCAGCCATCCAAGAAACATATTAAAGTGCTGAAGTATTATTCACCTGAAGAATTCCAGGAGCTGAAGGACATTGCAATGAGCAAAGGATTCAGCCATTGTGAAGCAGGTCCTCTTGTCCGATCTTCCTACCATGCTGATGAGCAGGTAAATGCGGCAGCTAAACAAAAGCAGATTATGGGAGAAAAGGAAATTCAGCAAGCATAA
- the hepT gene encoding type VII toxin-antitoxin system HepT family RNase toxin encodes MYFVDREKIEDTLGYLEQQISLFEEVKEWTSPIEKAALERIAQIMIEAILDIGNTMIDGFIMRDPGSYDDIVDILDDEKVISKEMSESFKQFITYRKMLVQNYTDVNHKELKAAISSHIPMIKEFPDRVREYLINELGPVSAFKPQ; translated from the coding sequence ATGTATTTCGTAGACAGGGAAAAGATTGAAGACACACTTGGTTATCTGGAACAGCAAATCTCCCTTTTTGAAGAAGTGAAAGAGTGGACATCCCCTATTGAAAAGGCAGCCTTGGAGCGGATTGCCCAAATTATGATCGAAGCGATCCTTGATATTGGAAATACGATGATAGACGGTTTTATCATGAGGGATCCAGGCAGCTACGATGATATCGTGGATATTCTTGACGATGAAAAAGTAATCAGCAAAGAAATGAGCGAGAGCTTTAAACAATTCATTACATATCGTAAAATGCTCGTCCAAAACTACACAGATGTCAATCATAAGGAGCTAAAAGCAGCGATAAGCAGCCATATCCCTATGATTAAAGAGTTTCCTGACCGGGTCAGAGAGTATTTGATCAATGAACTCGGACCGGTTTCTGCATTTAAACCTCAATAA
- a CDS encoding sodium-dependent transporter, with translation MDNRPQWGSRAGFIMAAVGSAIGLGNIWRFPAVAYENGGGAFFFPYLFALLTAGIPLLIMEFTIGHKYRGSAPLSYARLSKKYEWLGWWQVAISFVISTYYAVIIAWAMSFAGFSFNLKWGDDPNGFLFGEYLKLAETPGDVGGIVPGVFIPLVIVWVVTLGILFKGIKKGIEIANKIFIPVLVVLFLIIVVRALTLDGAIAGLDAFFKPNWEMIADPKVWVAAYGQIFFSLSIGFAIMVTYSSYLPKKTDLTNSAFITGFANSGFELLAGIGVFAALGFMAAQQGVGINEVVSSGVGLAFVVFPQIINEFPALNGLFGSFFFICLTLAGLTSLISIVETFVAGVQDKFNVSRNKAVLVGGGLSAVISILFATQGGLYFLDAADYFINQFGVALAGLVQVVIVGWVLKELKNLQNHADAVSDIRLGSWWKICLTAITPIVLGYMMVQNIITNIKENYEGYPTSFLLLSGWGVAIGAIILGFVFMAIKKNDTQTKLTIPADKEVSQ, from the coding sequence ATGGATAATCGTCCGCAGTGGGGATCCAGAGCTGGGTTTATTATGGCAGCCGTGGGTTCAGCAATTGGTCTAGGAAACATTTGGCGTTTCCCGGCAGTTGCTTATGAAAATGGAGGGGGAGCATTCTTTTTTCCATATTTGTTTGCCTTGCTGACAGCAGGTATTCCGCTTTTGATCATGGAATTTACAATTGGCCATAAGTATCGCGGATCAGCGCCATTGTCTTATGCAAGATTAAGTAAAAAATACGAATGGCTGGGCTGGTGGCAGGTCGCCATTTCATTTGTGATTTCAACATATTATGCAGTTATCATCGCATGGGCAATGTCATTTGCAGGCTTCTCGTTTAACCTTAAATGGGGTGACGATCCAAATGGATTCCTCTTTGGAGAATATTTAAAGCTTGCAGAAACGCCTGGAGATGTAGGCGGAATTGTACCAGGAGTATTTATACCATTAGTTATTGTTTGGGTTGTGACGCTTGGAATCCTGTTTAAAGGGATCAAAAAAGGTATCGAAATCGCGAACAAAATTTTTATTCCTGTCCTTGTAGTTTTATTCTTAATTATTGTTGTTCGCGCATTGACACTCGACGGAGCTATTGCTGGTTTGGATGCATTCTTTAAGCCAAACTGGGAAATGATAGCGGATCCTAAAGTCTGGGTAGCGGCCTACGGCCAGATTTTCTTTAGCTTATCAATTGGATTTGCCATCATGGTAACCTATTCAAGCTACCTTCCAAAGAAAACGGATTTGACAAACAGCGCCTTCATTACCGGCTTTGCAAACTCCGGTTTTGAACTTCTTGCTGGTATCGGTGTTTTTGCGGCACTTGGATTTATGGCTGCACAGCAGGGTGTAGGCATTAATGAGGTAGTATCATCAGGTGTGGGATTGGCATTCGTTGTATTCCCGCAGATCATTAACGAATTCCCTGCTTTAAATGGCTTATTCGGTTCTTTCTTCTTCATCTGTTTAACACTGGCTGGCTTAACGTCGTTAATCTCAATTGTTGAAACATTTGTTGCCGGTGTACAGGATAAGTTTAATGTATCTCGTAATAAAGCTGTTCTTGTTGGCGGCGGTTTATCTGCTGTAATTTCCATACTTTTTGCGACTCAGGGCGGTTTATACTTCCTGGATGCGGCTGATTACTTTATCAACCAATTTGGTGTTGCGTTAGCAGGCCTGGTACAGGTTGTTATTGTTGGCTGGGTGCTAAAAGAGCTCAAGAATCTTCAAAATCATGCAGATGCTGTTTCTGATATAAGACTTGGTTCCTGGTGGAAGATATGCTTGACAGCTATTACACCAATCGTGCTTGGCTATATGATGGTTCAAAACATTATTACGAATATTAAAGAGAATTATGAAGGGTATCCTACCAGCTTTCTTCTCTTATCCGGATGGGGAGTAGCAATTGGAGCCATTATCTTAGGATTTGTGTTTATGGCTATTAAAAAGAATGATACACAGACTAAGCTTACAATACCAGCTGATAAGGAGGTATCTCAATAA